A window of Misgurnus anguillicaudatus chromosome 3, ASM2758022v2, whole genome shotgun sequence genomic DNA:
tttaagcacacgtgctaaactgttcagtttaaatgcttatatcttctgtatgcgaatgttgattcataccaaaatgcttttttgcatagttgtgtttgacacttgaaaacgtctcgggttacgtatgttactgttgttccctgagaagggaacgagacgctgcgtctcccttgacATACTtcatgcgtccctgtaacgtcatctttggcaatatttcagatagcgatatacttcctggcacctgcgtcaccctgtctttgttgtttagcctcaccattggttgaatttgatatacacattcagacgcacttacctctagaggcgtccccaaagtgtcaccgcagtgacgcagcgcgagttcccttgaaagggaactgtaacaatgtatctgtaACCTTGTTCTCCCTTGAAatatgtccccacatttagactctgaatttgagggtattggacctggaaagtccttgaaaggtccttgaatttgacgttaactaaggtgtgggaaccctgtatatgataaatatatgcattagaaaaaaaaacatcaatcacAAATGATTATAGCCAAACATGAACACTACTAAATTGTAACTAACACTGCATGTGTTAATGTTTTCCACAtttacatataaacatataaaccaacaaatgtgtgcatgtgtgtgtgtttgtgtgtgcgtgcgtgcatgtgtgtgtgtgcgtgtttttatgtgtgtgttatgcATCATTTTGGGATGATTTTGCCTGAATAAAAGTGGTCTAACTGCACAATGTTGCCCATAAAACTAATTAGTCATGTTTGTGATTAAGTGGAATCATTTGTGATTGATGTTTGTTAGAGTTAAACTTTCTAATGCATATCTTATCAGATGGAAAACCTTGGTGTTTTGGTACCCTTGTGGCACGACGTTGCCCTGgggcaacaaacaaaaaacacggtcttagtatgaaaataaaaacaaagaaagtcTTCAGACAATCAAACATACTTCTTTACATACTGATGCAcatacacatatttttttctgtaaaattatttaaatttaaacatgttaaaaagTGATATTTATCCTGGCAATTGGTGGCACTGCATCCCATGTGGCTTTGCTTCCAAAAGCATGGCTCCACCCCCAAACAAAAGGTCACAACCACTCCAGCCCCTCATTTCATTGGAGAGACATGTCAGGtgatattatacatatatttttttttaataaaaaaattaaagtgtcGGTGTGAGGCTCAAAAAGGTAGTATGTTGCCTGAGGGCAACACTGTGCTGTAGAGGGTTAAGaaatattatttgattaatgtgttacttttgtttgcaacgtttattataaataaatgtaaatatggtgattataaaccattattccgtatttttttattagaagttaacaaacaacaaaaatctgATGTCCACATATGAATACACTATGTCTACCTGTATGCAGCCTACAGTACATTTAAGCCATTGAACCATATGCACCCTGCCTGTAATCCAAGCTAATGTCTTATAACCTAACCTAACTATGAGATATTATGCATcatcaagtttgatttcaaccattcatttttagtttaatttcaatcttggacatgaccttattcatttaatattaaatatattaaggtCATGTCGCTGAATTTTTacaggtttttatttttatgcgGCAGAAAATGACTTATGAATAATAGATGTCTGTTAATTGAACATTGTTGATGCAGGTTTCTAAAACTTCAGGGGACACATTTAGTATGAATGGTTTGAGGAAATTCAATCCTGATTGTATAAGCATAAtcccaaaaagttttatttattcatttttaaacttaaactgtGAAAATTGTACCTTTTTCCTCTGAAGCCTCATCAATTCAGTCCTTCCTTGTTTCTGACAGTCCAATAGCTCAAGAAAAACACTGTCTGCAGGTGTATTACCCTTACtaactctttctctctctctctctctctctctctctctctctctctctctctctctctctctctctctctctctctctctctctttctacaGTGTGGAGACGATAAATGATGGCAGTTTTCATGTAGTAGAGCTAGTAGCAAAGGATCAgtctctgtctctgtctatTGATGGAGGCAGCCCCAAATCCATCACTACTGCTAACAATCCCAGTGCAGTTCCCAGCCCGGCTCCGCTTTATCTCGGTGGTATGTAAAGCATACACAGCATACTCCACCCAGCATTACACACTTcataaatgaagataggatTAGGTTATCCGAACATTAAACTGGCAatggttttacattttaaaacgtgAAACGTCTAATAACTAAACATCTGGCTTTCTCACACACAGCAAATATCAGAGACACAAACCAGACTTGAACAATTTTATATCATGTCATGTTTATCAACTTATGATTTAATCTTTCCTCCCCTATCAGGAATTCCACAGCAGTCTGGATTGGCCTCATTGCGTCAAGGTCCAGGCAGGAACGGATCCAGTTTCCACGGCTGTATCCGAAATCTCTACATTAATGACCAGCTGCAGGACCTCACCCAGTTCTTACTGCAGGAGGGGGTGGTGCCAGGCTGCCAGCCGTGTCAGCAGAGTGTGTGCGTCCATGGCCAGTGCCACACGACCGGACACTCGTCCTTCAGTTGTGAGTGCGAGGCGGGGTGGACCGGTCAGCTGTGTGACCAGCAGATTAACAACCCGTGTGATGGGAACAAGTAAGTATGCCTGATATTTACTATGCCTACCCCTAAACTTTGCCATCGACTGCTCGGGCACTCTATACTTTGTGTTTTCACAAACTTTGTCCTTTTTTTTAGATGTATTCACGGCTCCTGTCTGCCCATAAACTCATACTCGTACAGCTGCCGCTGTCATCCGGGCTTTGTTGGTGTGTTGTGCGATGAAGAGGAGCAGTCGAGTCCTTGTCAGTTCATAGCGTGTAAACACGGGCGCTGTCGCATCTCCGGCCTGGGGAAGGCCTACTGCGAGTGCAACAGCGGATATACGGGACAAAACTGTGACAGAGGTATGACAAGCTATGGGAATTTTACCCACTATAtgacttttatttattaaatctgtctaataGACTTGTGCTTGCATGTGCACCAATCAGTGTTGGGGAGTAACTAACTACCTACTGCACGTACAGAAGCTACTAAGTACTTCCACTTTATCTACTATTTATTACTAAGAGATCTACCAGGTTAttcttatgttttatttaaatagataTGTTCCAAAACATGATTTATGGATGAATTTACAGAATGATATAACGTTTAGCTGTTTTTACCCGAAGCCAAACAGTTTCAGTgtagttaaatatttattatgtaCAGTAACGTACAATTTTAAATCCTGTAACAGGTTACAGTTTCAAAGTAGCTTCCCCAGCTGTGGCCCTAACTGTCTGTAAATGCTTACATTAAGTTGGCGTGCCTTATTGTTGATATGAAATGCTAACCTTTTCTGTAACTAATCTTgcgtttttattattgttattatactAACACTTATTTTGAACCTTCCCCAAACCTTCAAGCTGCTACTGAAAGTGGTATGGACCCCACTCAGGTCCGCCAGGTGAGGGgtgcatgtgtgtctgtgttttggGATGGGTCATCTTAAATTTCTACCctactttacagtaaaaaattcctggttgccttaaatttttaagtgtaATCAACTTGATTTACAAGACttattttaactttaaaggaatattcaattttcttaaaagaaaaatccagatatttaatcaccaccatgtcatccaaaatgttgatgtctttctttgtttagtcgagaagaaattatgttttttgaggaaaacattgcaggatttttctcattttaatggactttaatggacaccaacaattaatacttaactcaacacttaacagttttttcaacgcagtttcaaaggactataaacgatcccaaacgaggcataagggtcttatctagcgaaacgattgtcatttttgacaagaaaaataacaaatatgctcttttaaaccacattttTCGTGTAAAGtgtaaatttgttatttttcttgtcaaaaatgacaatcgttttgctagataagacccttatgcctcgtttggaattgtttatagtcctttgaaactcagttgaaaaaaactgttaagtgtttagttaagtattaattgttggtgtctactaaagtccattaaaatgagaaaaatcctgtaatgttttccttaaaaaacataatttcttctcaactgaacaaagaaagacatcaacattttggacatggtggtgagtaaattatctggatttttttttaagaaaattgactattcctttaaggggcAGGGTTCCcaaacagggtttagattaatccatgactaggctttagttatattaggacatttaagcacattaaacataataggtgtgcatcttgagacaaaataaCAGCACTAAtatatattaaagggacacttaactttttttaagtatgccattttccagctcccctaaagttaaatatttgatttttaccgttttggaatccattcagctgatctccgggtctggcggtaacacttttagcatagcttagcataatccattgaatctgattagaccattagcatcgtgctacaaaaataacccaaaaatttcgatattttttttatttaaaacttgactcttttgtagttacatcgtgtactaagacgtgtatttttctaggcagatattgctaggaactatactttcattctggcgtaatattCATACTCTCTTTGCtgtcgtaccatggctgcaagcaggcgtagtgatattacgcagtgcccgaaaatactgctattgaaagttactaaggggactattttcggctgctgcgtaatatcaatggcctcctgcagccatgttacatcagcaaagtccttgattattacgccagaatgagagtatagttcctagccatatcagcctagaaaatcacaaattttaattttccatccgtcttagtacacgatgcaacCACAGAGGAGtcaattttaaataggaaaaatattgaaactctttggttatttttaagagcgatgctaatggtctaatcagattcaatggattatgctaagctatgctaaaagtgttaccgccagaaccggagatcagctgaatggattccaaaacggtaaaaatcaaatgtttaactctaggggagctgaaaaatgagaatattttaaaaaaaagttgctttaaaatatgtcagtgcaaggtgtttttaaatgaaggcagctcaaacatgcatttttagtCTGGGATAAgcactgtccgggaaaccacccctataagaTACAGCAACTTTTGACTTGCAACCAGGAATTTTTTGGTGTTTAACCACTAAAACAGCCCAGCAAGCATCTTTTCTTTTCTACTTGTGTCTTCTTAGGGGTTACctttgaatgtttatataataGCAAGATCATTACTGATATACTAAATGTaaatactctctctctctctactatacatgtgatgTAGTGCTATACAGCTATACTCAATGATTTTATTTTGGATCTTGCTATAGAGATGGCGTGTCGGGGGGAACGGGTCCGAGATCACTATCAGACGCAGCAGGGATATGCAGCGTGCCAAAGCACAGAGAAGGTCTCCCGCTTAGAGTGTCGGGGCAGCTGCGGTGACGGGACGTCCTGCTGCGCCCCCCTCCGCAGCAAGCGCAGGAAATACACCTTCCAATGCACAGACGGATCCTCTTTTGTACAGGAAGTGGAAAAGGTTGTCAAatgtggctgcacaaaatgtccTTCTTCCTAAAAACGAATGGGAAGAAATATATCCTCACACCCCTCGTCCTTCTTGTTTGAAGTCCCCCTGTTTTGTTTTACCTTTATTTGTCAGTGTTGGACTAATGTTTTTCCTTCAAAGGAGATAATGGATTACTGTAAGATAAAGAACAAACctattttttattatgaagcggagaaaaaaagacaaaaaatagaTCTTAGAGGGTTTTTTATTTGCCATCATTTTAGGAACTGTgatgtttttttacttttttttttcaaaaccacCTCAGACGAGCACGGAAAGCATACACATCCTCTTAACACatgtcgtgtgtgtgtgtgtgtcgatATTTtacgtgattttttttttttttggactgtGGCTAACTCATTTCACCTGGACTTCAATAAGGTGAGATAAAGAATCACCATGGAGACTGCAAGGGGATTGGCTGAGAGCACCGGTGTCCCCTCCTACTTACAGCATACCACTCAAGCACACGCTATCATAGCTGCCCCTCTTCATTTAATAACACAGTTACACACCTTAAACACTAGGTGTTCACAGATAATGCTCTTCAAGCatgcacataaacacacacaaacacacacttctgACTCACTTTATAAACAATGTGTATTTATTGTATCAAAAATACTGTTACATTACTTATACTCAGTATAGCCCTTGTTTGTTTTTCCTGGAGTTACAGTTGGAATTTcttaatatatattaatttatattcgtCCTCTTACCGATTTAAATCACTCATAGTTTACTGAGTAGGTTAACTAACGTTGTGTCTCCTTTATTTGGTTGGTTTGACCAATGGGACTGTTGTATTTaccataaaaaagaaaaaggaaaaaaagaaaaaataactcTGTGGTGTTATAAATCTTCAAATGTGAAGTGAAaaccttgtatatttttgtccaaTCTCCTAAAAATTTGTATGGTGACACAGACGTGCTTTATATTAgagtttaaatgtatagttAAAATTTTCCCCATGTATTCTGAATAGAGCACACACACCATAGGTCAAAATAACAGTAGCCTCCTCTATAGCTGTCAATAAAcctctttttaaaatgttctcCTTGCGAATCCTTTTTAATGATATACGAATAGAAAGAAAACTGTGACTTTTCTAAATGATACTACTTTGTTACCACTCTGTTTCCCCAATGTTAACATGTTGCTGCTAAATTGGTATTGTAGACTTTGGATGACGATGCTTATGTTTATTGTAGAGGACATTGCTCATTCATTGAGCAAACTGTTTTACTGATCAATGAATAAAGATCTCCCCTCCCTAAACAAGCTGCTTTCTTCTGCTTTAACCGCACACAAATAATGATCAGGACATTTAATAGTATACATATATTACTTGATCATTTTTTATCCATATAGGCTTTATGATGTGGAGAAAATGCCTCATGATCTCACTTACAcacttaaagggaaagttcactttaaaatgaaaattttgtcatcatttactcatcctcatgtttttaacctgtatgaatttcttttttctgaagaacacaaaaaagatattttgagaaatgatggtaaacacacagtagtaagtgaccattgacttccgtagtaggaaaaaaatattttggaagtattgtgataaatgactaagaaaatattttgataaaggatggtaagcacaaagttgacggtacccattaaattccatcatatttttctattcctactatggaagtctatggtcacttactgctgtgtgtttaccatcatttctcaaaatatcttcttttgtgttcatcggaaaaaagaaaaaaagtcctacaggtttagaacaacatgaggatgagtaaatgatgacagaatgttcatttttaagtgaactatccctttaataaataCATGCAAATATAAGAATACGGtatttttaaaatcttaaaggtgtagcggaggattttctcaaattttagaaaataaccgccttcttcactttttaaaaaaatgcaattgagcaacactcctgattgacaactaggaggaccaatagtcttgatgatccacccggaaaaagaaaatcctccgcaatatcTTTAATCTTATCTTGAAGCTTTAGCTGAAAATGTGTCAATTACAATGTACAACACATTTAGCTTTAGTTTGCAGTAATATACAAACAactataatgtaaacaaaattaGAAAAATGACATTACTGGTCATTTGTTGAAAAGCAAAACACTGTTTCAAATCGTGTATTTATAAATAACCAACATCTTAAACAACAGCTATAAAGAGAGGAATGTGTACACTGTAATTCTCCCAGACCTGTAATTCTAATAAGACTTTAATTATGATCAAAACcactattaaaacattataCACCTAAATCCACACCTGAGGCTGTTTAATCATAATGGATAATAATATTCACACAGAGAGTACAACACTGCAGGAATGACGTTTTCAGATACAAGCAGGTTTATATTGCACCTCTACAGCAACCCCGATAGCACACAAACATCTCgaagacgtctatttgatgtctgcgtttacatctgcaagacgtattatttagattgtttgctcatctgcaatacgtctctgagacgtttcctaaaagatgtcatataagacatattgaagacatctgcaagacgtttttgatttagaatgtatgtaaagcagctctttctaAGACTTTTATAAGAcgtttttacacaccagatgtattccagatctccagatctttaccagacatcttgcagacgtacctgtgctatctgggaATTGTTTCAGCTCATGTACAGTATTAATTTAGGTGCATCGATTTTGTTTTAGTAAATTTCAAAGCAATATAATAATCAAGAGATTATTTCAGGACTCTCATTCAATGCATGACATTTTATTGCAACTTATGGGTGCTTGGATTATTATTTTAGCCAGTCACCCgaattttaaagggatagttcaccccaaaatgaaaataactcgTCATCATGTACTCagcctcatgttgttttaaaggtgcaaagTGGGACTTTTAAGGATCTCaggacaaaaatgcaatataatatacataactataggATCAatagtgtataaagaccttacataataaactgtattgttttttgaCCTTAgcatgagccatttttatctacacacacttagttaaagagtaactaaaccgtaaacaactttttttagttaatgatctgcaagaatggggctttattagtgctgttcattgattttggtaagttttttgacatttggatataaagtgttccaatactacaatatatggtgtaaaaacgtctgagtgctgccctcttcaggttgaacggtggctactgcagttgaattttcctattggatgttgggtccagaAATACCTTGTGACGTAAACagattcaagctcaccacgcccttgttacgatctcaccacacacttggtacgagcttagttcgtcccctctatctccgttgggatctgcccacttttcttgcatttttcaaatatggccagtgggtggagtcaggctctgaccaggggtttagttactctttaagctGCATTTAGACTAGCAGCGACTAGAGGTAGCAGAGCGACacaatctcattgatttcaatggaagcttggt
This region includes:
- the LOC141363551 gene encoding uncharacterized protein produces the protein MKSNSSRKTLSAGVLPLLTLSLSLSLSLSLSLSLSLSLSLSLSLSFYSVETINDGSFHVVELVAKDQSLSLSIDGGSPKSITTANNPSAVPSPAPLYLGGIPQQSGLASLRQGPGRNGSSFHGCIRNLYINDQLQDLTQFLLQEGVVPGCQPCQQSVCVHGQCHTTGHSSFSCECEAGWTGQLCDQQINNPCDGNKCIHGSCLPINSYSYSCRCHPGFVGVLCDEEEQSSPCQFIACKHGRCRISGLGKAYCECNSGYTGQNCDRAATESGMDPTQVRQRWRVGGNGSEITIRRSRDMQRAKAQRRSPA